Genomic segment of Macellibacteroides fermentans:
GCAGAAGCTGTACCTGTTGGACTTTGTAAATTATTGTTTGGAAAAGAGGTTTTGATTGATGTATATCCTTGGTTCGCAATAGATCCAATTCTATTTGCTTTACCTCTTTCTGTCGTAGCAATAGTTAGTGTAAGTCTGCTTACGCAGCCCAAACGCTAATTAAACAAACAGGTAAGTAATAGTTTACCATAGTTCACCAAACAATAGGATAGATTATTAAAATGATTTTTGAAACTCAAATAGAGTACCTTTTATCAATTTGATTTTAGAAGTAATAGAAGAATATCCTATTGTAAGGAGTTGATTTACTATAAAAGATTAGCACCAGTTTGTCGGTACTTTTATCCCAAAAAGCACCAACATACTGGTGCTAATTTAATGACTTTTAAAATGAAAGTCATTACAAATTTCTCGATAGAATATTACTGAATCTGTTATACTAATTTATAAATAGCGATGCAGTGCGAGACACTTCCCCCTAAAACAAACAGATGCCAGACCGTGTGTATATACTTTATCTTATCAAATGAATAAAAAACAGCACCTACTACATAGCATGCGCCGCCACCGATCAGCCAATACAATATTTCCATCATATGCTGACCTTCAAAAATCTGTATCATAGGTTTGATCGCAACAACGATTACACTTCCCATGGCAATGTAAGCAATTGTTTTTAGTGGACTTTTATCCTTCATCTTTCTAAATGTGTAAAGGATGCCAACGAGGGCTATTAACCAAACAATTGCAAAGAGACTCCAGCCCCACCACCCTACTTGACGTAATAATATTAAGGTAAAAGGGGTATAGGTGCCTGCTATATGTATAAAAATAGCGCTATGGTCCCATTTACGCAGGTAGAGTTTGGCCGTCTCATTTCTGGAGCTATGATATAGTGTAGAAGTAACGTACGAAAGCGTCATACCAAAAGCATACACCATAAACCCGGAAATCACCCAAGGATCTCCCGATTTCATACCCTTAATAAGCAATAAAACAGTTGCTGTAAGACCGAGTAAGATCCCTATCCCATGCGTAATTGCATTAGCAATTTCTTCTTTATATGATTGTTTTCTATGCGCCATTAGATCTTTGATTATATTTTAAAAGCTAATTTATTCTATGAAATACTACAACAAAGGTATAAATAATTATTTGATCTTCAATCATTTGTTTTTGAGATAACAATTTAAACACGAAAATTACGCATAATATTCATAAATATTTCAAGTTTGCCTATCTCTATTATCAATAATAATAACGACATTTGCTCAATAAATACAAAACAAATTACGAGTATGATACTTGATACTTTATCAAATTCTTCGCGCATTGAAAACCTGCATCCTTTATTTAAAAGAGCATTTGAATATATAAAGTCGACCGATTTTTCTTCAATGGAAGATGGTAAAATTATTTTAGAAGAGCACAATCTTACGGTAACAATCACAAGTATTTTTGGTAAAACGAAAGAGGAAGCGAGCATCGAAACTCATAAAAAATACATCGACATCCAGTTCCCATTATTAGGGGTCGAAAAAATAGGATGGAAAGGCGGTAGCGAACTTAATGATGTATCTATACCTTACAACGAGGAAAAAGACATTACCTTTTACGTTGATAAACCAACTGCATATACCAAAATATATCCTGGTCAGTTTGTTATCTATTTCCCCGAAGACGGACATGCACCAGGTATCGGACAAGGTGTTATCCGCAAAGGAATAGTTAAAGTTCTTCTATAAAACAGTTTATGCAG
This window contains:
- a CDS encoding YhcH/YjgK/YiaL family protein, coding for MILDTLSNSSRIENLHPLFKRAFEYIKSTDFSSMEDGKIILEEHNLTVTITSIFGKTKEEASIETHKKYIDIQFPLLGVEKIGWKGGSELNDVSIPYNEEKDITFYVDKPTAYTKIYPGQFVIYFPEDGHAPGIGQGVIRKGIVKVLL
- the trhA gene encoding PAQR family membrane homeostasis protein TrhA; the protein is MAHRKQSYKEEIANAITHGIGILLGLTATVLLLIKGMKSGDPWVISGFMVYAFGMTLSYVTSTLYHSSRNETAKLYLRKWDHSAIFIHIAGTYTPFTLILLRQVGWWGWSLFAIVWLIALVGILYTFRKMKDKSPLKTIAYIAMGSVIVVAIKPMIQIFEGQHMMEILYWLIGGGACYVVGAVFYSFDKIKYIHTVWHLFVLGGSVSHCIAIYKLV